Within the Hypericibacter adhaerens genome, the region AGCCTGTCGAGCGCCGCGAAGCTCTCGAGCCCCAGCAGCTCCTTGAGCCAGACGAGCGCGCCGCCGCAGAGCCAGCCCGGATTCTCGATCAGATAGGCGCCGCCCGGATAGGCGTGGGTCTCGACCAGGCTCTCCTGGTCGATCGCGGGCGTGGCATGGAGCGCCCCCACCACCTCGCCCGTGCCCAGCGCCACCAGCACGGGACCGGGATCGACGAGGCCCGCGCCCAGCGCCGTCGAGAAATCGTCGCCGGTGCCGACGGCGACGGGAATCCCGGTGGGAAGGCCCGTCATCGCGGCGCCTCGCGCGGTCAAGCGGCCGGCGGCGCTGCCGGCATCGGCCAGCGCCGGCAGCTCGCGTTCCTCGATCTCGAAGAGATCGAGCAATCCCTTGTCGTAGCGCCGGTCGTTCAGCGAATAGACCATGCTGGTCGAGGCCAGCGCATGGTCCATCACCGCTTGTCCCGTCAGCCGCTCGACCAGATAGGAGACCGGCTGGTGGAAACGGCGGATGGCCGGATGCTTCTGCCGCTTGAGCCAGCGGATCTTGGCGGCCATGTGGCTGGCATCGAGCACCAGCCCGCCGACGCGGCGCACGGCCTCGGCCGGGATCGACGCGGTCTCGGCTTCGGCACGGCGGTCGATCCAGATCAGGCAGGGGCCGGCGGCCTCGCCCTTGTCATCGACCGGCACGCAGCCATCGAGCTGGCCGCACAGCGCCAGCGCCTCGACCTGCCGCGCCTCGATGCCCGCCGCGGCGAGGGCCTGCGCGATCGTCGGGCCCAGGGCGCGTTCCCACAAGCCGGGGTCCTGCTCGGCCCAACCCGGCTGCGGGAAGCTCGGCTTGTAGGCCTCGGCCGCGCGGCCGCGCGGCTTCAGGGCGGCGTCCGTGACCACCGCCTTGAGGCTCTGCGTGCCGACATCGATGCCGACGATCATCGCGTCATCCCGCTCTGCGGTACCGCCCGCGCCCTCAGCAGCAGGGCGATCCGGCCTTCTCCTCTTTCACCTGGCCATAGCCGCGGAACTTCTCGATCACGCGCTGGATCTCCGCGTCGGGCAGGATCTTCGGCTTGCCGACCTGGAGCGCCCGCCAATATTGCGCCGCCAGCGTCTCGACCTCGACCGCGAGCCACATCGCCTTCTTGAGGTTGGGGCCGAGCACGATCATGCCGTGATTGGCGAGCAGGCAGGCATTGCGGCCCTTGAGCGCCTTGACCGCGTTGTCGGCGGTCTCCTGCGTGCCGTAGGTGGCGTAGGGCGCGCAGAGGATCTTGCTCGTGCCGGCGGCGGCGATCATGTAATGCACCGCCGGGATGTCCAGATGCAGGCAGGAGAGGGTGGTCGCGAACATCGAGTGGGTATGGACCACGGCGCCCACCTCGGGGCGCGTCGCCATCAGGTCGCGATGGAAGCGCCATTCGCTGGAGGGCTTGCGCTTGCCCTCGTGGCTGCCGTCGAGCCGCATCATCACGATGTCGGCGGGCTTGGTCTCCTCATAGGTCATGCCGGAGGGCGTGATCAGGAATCCGCCCGGCACGCGGGCGCTGATATTGCCCGATGTGCCCTGGTTGATGCCGCGGGCGTTCATGTTGATGCAGGCGGCGACGATCTCCCGCCGCAGGGCTTCATGCTTCATCCTCGAATCTCCATGCAAGAAAATCGCCGCGTGCCGCCAGCGGCACGCTTCACGAATCGTCCCGGCCCACCACCAACAGCTCGAGCGGCAGGTTGGCCAGCGTCGTCACGATCGCCTGGTCCGGCTGCCGGTCGGTCACGAGATGCGTGACCTTGTCGAAATTGTCGACGCGGACCGGGGCATAGCGGTTGAACTTGGTGTGGTCGGCGACGACGACCGGCGTGCGCGCGGATTGCAGCATCAGGCCGTGCAGCTCGCCTTCCTCGCGGGTGTAGTCCATCAGCCACCCCGAGGGCGAAATGGCGCCGGCGCCGACGAAGACGAAATCGGCGAAATAGTGCATCAGCATCGTCGTGGCGTCGCGGCCGAGCGTGGCGCCGTTGGCCGGCTGCACCTCGCCGCCCAGCATGTAGACGCGGTTCTTGTTGTGGCCGGCGAGCTTGCCGCAGGCGACGATGTTGTTGGTGAAGATGGTGAGCCCCTCGCGGACGAGCAGCGCGTCGGCGACGCTCTGCATGGTCGTGCCGCTGGAGAGGATCACCGAGGCGCCGTCGGGCACGAGGCTTGCCGCGAGCCGCCCCATGCTGCGCTTGCCCTCGACATTGGTGACCTGGCGGACCTCCATCTCGGGCTCGTTGCGCTCGAGCGAGAGCGCGCCGCCGTGGGTCTTGCGCAGGCGGTTGCGCTCGGCCAGCAGCAGCAGGTCGCGCCGGATGGTCTCGCGCGAGACCTTGAGCTTGCGCTGGATCTCGGTGATCGAGACCGACCCCCGCGAATTCACCATCGACAGGATCTGGTTCTGTCGTTCCTCGGCTAGCACGCCCGTTTCCTTTCGCCGGCCCGCTCCCCGCGCCCGCCCGTCTCTATACCGGCCGGCAGCGATTCGGGCCCATCGGCCCTCTCCAGCAAATCCGCCATTCTGCTGCCCGGAAATCGGGCATCGGCGCCCCTCGATGAGGCATTTTTAGCACTATATTGCATTTAGTAGCAATTGTGTTGCAATCTGTGGAGACCAAGAAGATGGCGAAGGCCATCACGCCGATCCGTCGGCCCATCACAGGGAGAGAACGCCATGTCGATTGCTCACACGAGACGCATTGCTTTGCCGGCGCGGCGCGTCGGCACCACCCGCCGGGCGCTGCTCAAGGGCGCGGCGATCGCCGGCGCCGGATTGGCCTTCCGCCCCATGGCACCCTTCGTCAGCAACGCCGAAGCGGCGACGCCGACCTTGCGGCTGCTGATGTGGCAGCCCTACGCGATCAACGAGACGATCGCGGAGTTCGAATCCAAGTTCGGCGCCAAGTTCGCGCCGACCTTCTTCGACGGCAATTCCGAGGCCTTCAACAAGATGAAGGTCGGCGGCACCAAGGATTTC harbors:
- a CDS encoding xylulokinase, with translation MIVGIDVGTQSLKAVVTDAALKPRGRAAEAYKPSFPQPGWAEQDPGLWERALGPTIAQALAAAGIEARQVEALALCGQLDGCVPVDDKGEAAGPCLIWIDRRAEAETASIPAEAVRRVGGLVLDASHMAAKIRWLKRQKHPAIRRFHQPVSYLVERLTGQAVMDHALASTSMVYSLNDRRYDKGLLDLFEIEERELPALADAGSAAGRLTARGAAMTGLPTGIPVAVGTGDDFSTALGAGLVDPGPVLVALGTGEVVGALHATPAIDQESLVETHAYPGGAYLIENPGWLCGGALVWLKELLGLESFAALDRLAEQVPPGADGLLFLPALTGAMAPEWIPAARGCFYGLTPAHGRAHWARALLEGCAFAMRDVTDRLAQMGLATDSILLLGGGAKSRIWGQIRADLTGLPVRVPAATDSSPMGAAMLAAVAAGRVADLREAAALVRGTSQELSPAPALKPAYDEAYQRYRRLFAALKPLYQPAPQGPAGADPSSGA
- a CDS encoding class II aldolase/adducin family protein, whose translation is MKHEALRREIVAACINMNARGINQGTSGNISARVPGGFLITPSGMTYEETKPADIVMMRLDGSHEGKRKPSSEWRFHRDLMATRPEVGAVVHTHSMFATTLSCLHLDIPAVHYMIAAAGTSKILCAPYATYGTQETADNAVKALKGRNACLLANHGMIVLGPNLKKAMWLAVEVETLAAQYWRALQVGKPKILPDAEIQRVIEKFRGYGQVKEEKAGSPCC
- a CDS encoding DeoR/GlpR family DNA-binding transcription regulator, with amino-acid sequence MLAEERQNQILSMVNSRGSVSITEIQRKLKVSRETIRRDLLLLAERNRLRKTHGGALSLERNEPEMEVRQVTNVEGKRSMGRLAASLVPDGASVILSSGTTMQSVADALLVREGLTIFTNNIVACGKLAGHNKNRVYMLGGEVQPANGATLGRDATTMLMHYFADFVFVGAGAISPSGWLMDYTREEGELHGLMLQSARTPVVVADHTKFNRYAPVRVDNFDKVTHLVTDRQPDQAIVTTLANLPLELLVVGRDDS